Proteins found in one Primulina eburnea isolate SZY01 chromosome 16, ASM2296580v1, whole genome shotgun sequence genomic segment:
- the LOC140817446 gene encoding uncharacterized protein, whose product MAKGIKLRLSFLSSLQICRPKNPTSSVKNPVPAVTYVLSPVNSKSFDIPYPGYPIPPPSTPYQSKSRSNIGASKIAPFEYQCQSKPCTLHGMIDDEYSSQDFSKTRREGKEKMYNSPISSDSEERACPYATSRIEKREEKTKKKKSIASINTTTTAVDSNETDNLFSSPPSSHSSHNYNYLLQTIIEEEPLNRRKKQMMQKSVRARKFNRFGTKEWKDDEMTVPIGESKEKNTISSRMVLEMTSGKVYQSFVVVKRSVNPFEDFKTSMLEMILDKQIFRPKELEELLMSFLSLNSRLHHEVIIGAFTEIWKEVFGRSWN is encoded by the coding sequence ATGGCCAAAGGTATTAAACTTCGGCTCTCTTTTCTTAGTTCCTTACAAATCTGTCGACCGAAGAATCCTACTTCATCGGTTAAAAACCCTGTACCTGCTGTTACATACGTGCTCTCCCCTGTCAATTCTAAGTCATTTGACATTCCTTACCCTGGTTATCCTATTCCTCCACCATCTACACCGTATCAGTCCAAGTCCAGAAGCAATATCGGAGCGTCAAAGATAGCGCCGTTCGAGTATCAATGTCAATCAAAACCATGCACATTGCATGGAATGATCGACGATGAATATTCATCACAGGATTTTTCCAAGACAAGAAGAGAAGGTAAGGAGAAAATGTACAACTCCCCTATTTCAAGTGACTCTGAAGAGCGTGCTTGTCCATATGCAACTTCCAGGATtgaaaagagagaagaaaaaacCAAGAAAAAGAAATCAATAGCTAGCATCAATACAACTACTACAGCAGTCGATAGCAACGAGACAGACAACCTATTTTCTTCTCCTCCGAGCTCCCACTCATCACATAATTATAATTATCTGTTACAAACTATTATTGAGGAGGAACCCCTCAATCGAAGAAAAAAGCAAATGATGCAGAAAAGTGTAAGAGCACGAAAATTTAATCGCTTTGGTACAAAAGAATGGAAAGATGATGAAATGACAGTGCCCATAGGTGAGTCGAAGGAAAAGAATACGATTTCATCGAGGATGGTTCTAGAGATGACATCTGGAAAAGTATATCAGAGTTTTGTAGTGGTGAAGAGGTCAGTTAATCCCTTCGAGGATTTCAAGACATCAATGCTGGAAATGATTCTGGATAAACAGATTTTTCGACCCAAAGAATTGGAAGAGCTACTGATGAGCTTCCTTTCTCTCAATTCAAGACTGCATCATGAAGTTATTATAGGGGCATTTACAGAGATTTGGAAGGAAGTGTTTGGCAGATCATGGAACTAG
- the LOC140817010 gene encoding uncharacterized protein isoform X1, which yields MKDEEAQTPQLTPSGSSSSSSSTSSATSFSFKKDGSGFEGLFGRGKYKLWALAVIILLALWSMFTGSVTLKWSAVDLKSSSHELDPSIHGDLDVLDVDEREKMVRQMWNVYKHSKIVRLPRFWRDAFGAAYQDLTSELPRVQDTALLEIAKMSFGSRMSYEPPPLQSSSRVSKNEEASKMQVGKTRS from the exons ATGAAAGATGAAGAAGCCCAGACTCCTCAATTAACTCCAAGCGGCAGTAGTAGTAGTAGCAGTAGCACAAGTTCAGCTACAAGTTTTAGTTTCAAGAAAGATGGATCAGGTTTTGAGGGACTGTTTGGGAGAGGCAAATACAAGCTATGGGCTTTGGCTGTAATTATTTTGCTTGCACTTTGGTCCATGTTTACTGGCTCCGTCACTCTGAAATGGTCTGCTGTTGATCTTAAGAGTTCCTCGCATGAATTGGACCCCTCCATCCATGGTGATCTTGATGTTTTG GATGTGGATGAAAGGGAGAAGATGGTGAGGCAAATGTGGAACGTGTACAAGCATAGTAAGATTGTTAGGCTGCCAAGATTCTGGCGAGACGCGTTCGGGGCAGCGTACCAGGACTTGACCAGTGAGTTACCCCGTGTGCAGGACACAGCACTCTTGGAGATTGCCAAGATGTCATTCGGGTCGAGGATGTCATACGAGCCACCTCCACTTCAATCCAGCTCTAG GGTATCCAAGAACGAAGAGGCTTCAAAAATGCAGGTGGGGAAGACAAGAAGCTAA
- the LOC140817010 gene encoding deoxyuridine 5'-triphosphate nucleotidohydrolase-like isoform X2: MAQFLENQNDCIEIEQPSMKIPKLQQNGLSGSKPHGITSFLKVKKLSEKAVLPSRGSSLSAGYDLSSAADAKVPARGKAMIPTDLSIAIPEGTYARIAPRSGLTWKSSIDVGAGVIDADYRGPVGVILFNHSDVDFEVKIGDRIAQLIIEKIMTPEVFEVDDLDSTLRGSGGFGSTGI; encoded by the exons ATGGCTCAATTTTTGGAAAACCAAAACGATTGCATTGAAATTGAGCAACCCTCGATGAAAATTCCGAAGCTCCAGCAAAACGGATTATCCGGCAGTAAACCCCATGGAATCACTTCGTTTTTGAAGGTGAAAAAGCTCTCTGAGAAAGCCGTTTTGCCTTCAAGAGGATCGTCTCTCTCTGCTGGCTACGATCTATCCAG TGCGGCAGACGCTAAAGTTCCCGCCAGAGGCAAAGCTATGATTCCCACAGATCTGAGCATCGCGATTCCTGAAGGAACTTACGCTCGTATTG CACCGCGATCGGGATTAACGTGGAAGAGTTCAATAGATGTTGGGGCAGGTGTCATCGATGCGGATTACAGGGGGCCAGTTGGGGTGATATTGTTCAATCATTCAGATGTGGATTTTGAAGTGAAGATTGGAGACAGGATTGCACAGCTGATTATTGAGAAGATCATGACGCCTGAGGTTTTTGAGGTTGATGATCTTGATTCAACTCTCAGGGGATCCGGAGGGTTCGGATCGACTGGCATTTAA
- the LOC140816815 gene encoding uncharacterized protein At1g01500-like isoform X2, with the protein MGLEFQGRRFKDSGYTIPALEVCVAGCFSGSPIIFTKTLQLNRKRHGKIGVLNTIPEYDASESHEDVARRFDLQIPDYRNDKQESEEDFYDLYWSPMENKEAEDWELSRFNAGVRWGVGLGLSICLGFGVSFGLLVRTYQTTIRTLKRGFL; encoded by the exons ATGGGCTTAGAATTCCAA GGGAGACGATTTAAAGATTCCGGATACACAATACCTGCACTCGAAGTTTGTGTGGCTGGTTGTTTTTCAGGATCTCCCATTATATTTACCAAAACCTTGCAACTTAACCGCAAAAGACATGGAAAAATTGGTGTGTTGAATACCATTCCGGAGTATGATGCTTCTGAATCCCATGAAGACGTTGCACGAAGGTTTGATTTACAG ATTCCAGATTACAGAAACGACAAACAAGAAAGTGAAGAAGATTTTTACGATTTGTACTGGAGTCCGATGGAAAATAAAGAGGCCGAAGATTGGGAGCTCTCTCGGTTCAACGCTGGGGTTCGATGGGGAGTTGGGTTAGGCCTCAGCATTTGCCTTGGTTTTGGAGTCAGCTTCGGTTTGTTGGTTCGGACCTACCAAACCACCATCCGAACCCTTAAAAGAGGGTTCCTATAG
- the LOC140816815 gene encoding uncharacterized protein At1g01500-like isoform X1, whose amino-acid sequence MGNCYYETDSNVKMSDIARHTPRLPLHIRVFYVRISKFIVDGTTPECLILNLIPLTRDTILKVNGAGCSEWEGISRVLRRDRVDKKSKEITFVSTDNITSTESVKFEVLDKDNLLITGVLHFSSSNGYDNWSMNCESVIRSGDAFLQGRRFKDSGYTIPALEVCVAGCFSGSPIIFTKTLQLNRKRHGKIGVLNTIPEYDASESHEDVARRFDLQIPDYRNDKQESEEDFYDLYWSPMENKEAEDWELSRFNAGVRWGVGLGLSICLGFGVSFGLLVRTYQTTIRTLKRGFL is encoded by the exons ATGGGAAATTGTTACTACGAAACGGATAGCAATGTTAAAATGAGTGATATAGCCCGACACACTCCGAGGCTACCTTTGCACATTAGAGTGTTTTACGTGAGAATCAGCAAGTTTATTGTTGATGGTACGACCCCAGAATGTCTCATACTCAACCTCATCCCTCTAACTCGAGACACAATTCTTAAGGTAAATGGAGCAGGTTGTTCCGAATGGGAGGGAATCTCTCGTGTTCTTCGACGGGATCGGGTAGATAAGAAATCAAAGGAGATCACATTTGTGAGCACAGATAATATTACATCAACTGAGAGCGTAAAATTCGAAGTACTCGACAAAGATAACCTTTTGATCACGGGGGTCTTACATTTTTCGAGTTCAAATGGCTACGATAATTGGAGCATGAACTGTGAATCGGTAATTCGTTCCGGTGACGCATTCTTGCAGGGGAGACGATTTAAAGATTCCGGATACACAATACCTGCACTCGAAGTTTGTGTGGCTGGTTGTTTTTCAGGATCTCCCATTATATTTACCAAAACCTTGCAACTTAACCGCAAAAGACATGGAAAAATTGGTGTGTTGAATACCATTCCGGAGTATGATGCTTCTGAATCCCATGAAGACGTTGCACGAAGGTTTGATTTACAG ATTCCAGATTACAGAAACGACAAACAAGAAAGTGAAGAAGATTTTTACGATTTGTACTGGAGTCCGATGGAAAATAAAGAGGCCGAAGATTGGGAGCTCTCTCGGTTCAACGCTGGGGTTCGATGGGGAGTTGGGTTAGGCCTCAGCATTTGCCTTGGTTTTGGAGTCAGCTTCGGTTTGTTGGTTCGGACCTACCAAACCACCATCCGAACCCTTAAAAGAGGGTTCCTATAG
- the LOC140816813 gene encoding 3-ketoacyl-CoA synthase 4-like, whose amino-acid sequence MPNSAAMDGGAGCGQPQEPTVGVQIHNSRSLPDFLQSVNLKYVKLGYHYLISHLLTLCLVPVMIVVIIEASQMNPDDARQLWLHLQYNLVSVIICSAFLVFGATVYIMTRPRPVYLVDYSCYRAPDSLKAPYQRFMEHSRLTGDFDESSLEFQRKILERSGLGDETYVPEAMHFLPPRPSMQAAREEAEQVMFGSLDSLFANTNVKAKDIGILVVNCSLFNPTPSLSAMIVNKYKLRGNIRSFNLGGMGCSAGVIAIDLAKDMLQVHGNTYAVVVSTENMTQNWYFGNKKSMLIPNCLFRVGGSAVLLSNMSKDKRRAKYQLVHLVRTHKGSDDKAFRCVYQEQDDAGKTGVSLSKDLMAIAGGALKTNITTLGPLVLPVSEQLLFFAKLILKKFLNKNVKPYIPDFKLAFDHFCIHAGGRAVIDELEKNLQLLPIHVEASRMTLHRFGNTSSSSIWYELAYIEAKGRIRRGHRVWQIAFGSGFKCNSAVWEAIRNVKPSKNGPWADCIDRYPVKVVS is encoded by the coding sequence ATGCCTAACTCCGCGGCCATGGACGGAGGAGCAGGCTGCGGTCAACCCCAAGAACCCACCGTCGGCGTGCAGATACACAATAGCCGCAGCCTGCCGGACTTTCTTCAGAGCGTCAACTTGAAGTACGTCAAACTCGGTTACCATTACTTGATCTCTCATCTGTTGACTCTTTGCTTGGTCCCTGTAATGATTGTGGTCATCATCGAAGCTTCGCAAATGAACCCGGATGATGCCCGGCAATTATGGCTTCATCTCCAGTACAATCTCGTTTCCGTTATAATCTGCTCCGCGTTTCTCGTTTTCGGGGCAACTGTTTACATCATGACCCGACCCAGACCCGTTTACTTGGTTGACTACTCCTGCTACCGTGCCCCGGATAGTTTGAAGGCACCTTACCAGCGCTTCATGGAGCATTCGCGCTTGACGGGGGATTTCGATGAATCCTCGCTTGAATTTCAGAGGAAGATTCTTGAAAGGTCGGGTCTTGGCGATGAGACTTATGTTCCCGAGGCGATGCATTTTCTCCCTCCGCGGCCGTCGATGCAGGCGGCGAGGGAGGAGGCTGAGCAGGTAATGTTTGGTTCGCTGGATAGTTTGTTTGCGAATACGAATGTCAAAGCTAAAGATATCGGGATTTTGGTTGTGAATTGTAGCTTGTTTAATCCGACACCATCTTTGTCAGCCATGATTGTGAATAAATACAAACTAAGGGGGAATATTAGGAGCTTTAATTTAGGGGGAATGGGTTGTAGTGCAGGGGTGATTGCCATTGATTTAGCTAAGGATATGCTGCAAGTTCATGGGAATACATATGCGGTTGTGGTGAGCACTGAAAATATGACGCAGAACTGGTATTTCGGGAACAAGAAATCCATGTTGATACCAAATTGTTTGTTTCGAGTTGGGGGTTCGGCTGTTTTGTTGTCGAACATGAGTAAAGATAAGAGGAGGGCTAAGTACCAGCTTGTTCATCTGGTGAGGACTCATAAAGGTTCCGATGACAAGGCGTTTCGGTGCGTGTATCAGGAGCAGGATGATGCAGGGAAGACCGGTGTTTCTTTGTCCAAAGATCTTATGGCTATCGCGGGTGGGGCGCTCAAGACTAATATCACCACGTTGGGTCCTTTAGTACTGCCGGTCAGTGAGCAACTTTTGTTCTTCGCAAAATTGATACTGAAGAAGTTTCTTAACAAGAATGTGAAGCCTTATATCCCAGATTTTAAGTTGGCATTTGATCATTTCTGCATACATGCTGGGggaagggctgtgattgatgaGCTGGAGAAAAACCTGCAGTTGCTGCCGATCCACGTGGAGGCTTCCAGGATGACACTGCACCGGTTTGGAAACACTTCTTCGAGCTCCATTTGGTATGAACTGGCTTATATTGAAGCAAAAGGGAGGATTCGTAGGGGTCACAGAGTGTGGCAGATTGCTTTCGGAAGTGGTTTCAAATGTAATAGCGCAGTGTGGGAGGCGATTCGGAATGTTAAACCATCTAAAAATGGGCCTTGGGCAGATTGTATCGACAGGTACCCTGTAAAAGTAGTCTCTTAG
- the LOC140816814 gene encoding sugar transporter ERD6-like 6: protein MSFREDGEDGRGDLRKPFLHTGSWYRMGSRQSSLMGSTQAIRDNSVSVLACVLIVALGPIQFGFTCGYSSPTQTAIIKDLGLTVSQFSLFGSLSNVGAMVGAISSGQIAEYIGRKGSLMIAAIPNIIGWLAISFARDISFLFMGRLLEGFGVGIISYTVPVYIAEIAPQNLRGALGSVNQLSVTIGILLSYLLGLLVDWRLLAVLGILPCLILIPGLFFIPESPRWLAKMGMTDDFEASLQVLRGFDTDITLEVNEIKRSVASTSRRTTLHFAELKSRRYWLPLMIGIGLLILQQLSGINGVIFYSSNIFESAGITSSNAATVGVGIIQVIATAIATWLMDRTGRRVLLIVSSSGMVLSLLLVSVSFFLKGIVAEDSSFYVILGILSVVGVLLMIVCFSLGMGPIPWLIMSEILPVKVKSLSGSVATLANWLFSWIITMTAPLLLAWSSGGSFTIYMVMCVLSVAFVAIWVPETKGKTLEEIQFSFR, encoded by the exons ATGAGTTTCAGGGAGGATGGTGAAGATGGAAGAGGGGATCTGAGGAAGCCATTTCTTCATACTGGGAGTTGGTATCGTATGGGTTCGAGGCAGTCCAGCTTGATGGGCTCTACTCAAGCTATTCGAGATAACTCCGTCTCGGTCTTGGCTTGTGTCTTGATCGTGGCTTTGGGTCCTATACAGTTTGGTTTCACT TGTGGTTACTCTTCGCCAACACAGACTGCCATTATAAAAGATCTTGGCCTTACGGTCTCACAA TTCTCCTTATTTGGTTCTTTGTCAAATGTGGGAGCTATGGTTGGAGCAATTTCCAGTGGCCAGATTGCTGAGTACATAGGGAGAAAGGGG TCATTAATGATCGCTGCCATACCTAATATAATCGGATGGCTTGCAATATCATTTGCAAGA GACATTTCATTTCTCTTCATGGGAAGATTGTTGGAAGGTTTTGGTGTGGGTATTATATCTTACACG GTGCCTGTGTATATAGCTGAGATTGCACCTCAAAATTTAAGAGGGGCGCTTGGCTCCGTGAACCAG CTCTCTGTGACGATTGGAATCTTGTTGTCGTATCTATTAGGACTACTTGTTGATTGGAGATTGCTTGCAGTTCTAG GAATATTACCTTGTCTGATATTGATACCTGGCCTATTTTTCATCCCTGAATCTCCTCGGTGGTTG gcTAAAATGGGAATGACTGATGATTTTGAAGCCTCTTTGCAAGTCCTTCGAGGTTTTGACACCGATATTACTCTTGAAGTAAATGAGATCAAG AGGTCTGTAGCTTCAACGAGTAGAAGAACGACACTCCATTTCGCAGAACTCAAATCAAGAAGATATTGGTTACCTCTGATG ATAGGAATTGGGTTACTCATTCTCCAGCAGCTATCTGGAATTAATGGCGTCATCTTCTATTCTTCTAATATATTTGAATCCGCTG GAATCACATCCAGCAATGCTGCGACTGTTGGCGTGGGCATTATTCAG GTGATTGCAACTGCCATTGCTACGTGGTTGATGGACAGAACTGGCCGTAGGGTTCTTCTAATC gTATCATCTTCTGGCATGGTTCTTAGTCTTCTACTTGTTTCTGTTTCATTTTTTCTTAAG GGCATTGTAGCAGAGGATTCTTCATTTTATGTCATACTGGGAATCCTATCCGTAGTTGGGGTGCTG TTGATGATTGTGTGTTTTTCACTTGGGATGGGGCCAATTCCATGGCTTATAATGTCTGAG ATTCTCCCGGTGAAAGTGAAAAGTCTGTCCGGGAGTGTGGCAACTTTGGCGAACTGGCTCTTCTCTTGGATCATTACTATGACTGCACCGTTATTACTGGCTTGGAGCAGCGGAG GAAGTTTCACCATATACATGGTCATGTGCGTTTTGAGTGTTGCATTTGTGGCAATTTGGGTTCCTGAGACCAAGGGAAAAACCTTAGAGGAAATCCAGTTCTCTTTTAGATGA